The DNA window GCTAACATTAACTAGGCTAGGGGACCCTGACGGTTCGGTACTTACGAGGACTGGAATGTTTGGGTCAGCTCGTGCTTCAGCTCGCCCTTGGTGTTGATGGTGAATATGCGCATGATGGGAATGCCGACGGCTCGGTAGGCCCACACGTCCTGGAAAGAATTACAAAAGGGTGAGTTTAGTAAAGCATTCTTGTTATTAAACATTCTAAAACAACAATTAACTTTTTCACCAGACCCTCTTACTtgatcaaaatcaaaatacacTACACGATATCCTAGAAATTACAGATatccaaattgaaaatttaggGTAGAAATTTGTCAGTTAATAAGGGCTGGTGTCCCTGatattgaaatattcttgCCAGACTCACATTGATGCGGTTGCCGTAGCCGGCATAGAAGGGCTCCTTGTCGGGGAAGAGATCGCGGATGTCGGACAGGCAGGCGATCTTGAACTGCTCCGGCTTCTTCTCGATCACCTCGCGGTGGAACGCCGATATCAGGGACGTGGGATTCAGCAGAAGTGGGCCGTCCGGAAGCATCACGTTGCCCTGCCGGATCGACCTGAGATACTCGCGTGTCACCCTGCTCTGGCCGATGGCCCTCGCCGAGAGGTAGAGCAGCTTGTAGCCGTTCTGCTCGATCTTCGAGAAGAGCTGCGCCACCCCGAGCTGCGCCCAGTCCTTGCCCACCATGGGCAGGATGTGGCCCAGCACATCCGACCTGGTGATGGTGCCGTCAATGTCGGAGATCACAACCTTGTCGTTGTGCTTCCAGCGGAACAAGTAGCACTTGCAACGTGTCGTCCCCTGGTAAGCGGTGGTCACACTGAACTCGATCTCATTCATGCCCTCCTTGAGGTTCAGTTTTTTCTGCAGGATTTAAAATGCTCGTTAAATTTCTTGTTGATTGATAATCTAATTGGTATTTGGAACTCACAATGGCCGCCGAGCTGAGTCGCAGGGACTTCTTGTAGCGCTCCTTGGGCTCATCGCTCCTGTTGGAGGCCATGGTCAGCTCCTCCAAGTTGTCCACCAGCGCCGAGGTGTTCTCTGCGTTCACCAACGAGTCGCTCTTGCTCAGCGTGGGATCACTGATGTCCGGCGAGGTGGGCCGTGAGGTTTGCGTGGCCACCGCCGCCTGATCGCCATCTAGAGGAGACTGCGACTTTTAGATTGGCCGCCCATCAAGATGTCCCGTTATACGTACCCTTCTCATCCTTGCCCAATGGCATTCCATGGGCATTGGTCACATGGTTGGGCGCAGCGTCCTGGGAGCGCCGCCAGCTCCACCAGTAACGCTTGGTCTGGCCCACATTGTCGGCCTGGGCAGCAGCTTCCTGCTTTTCGCCTTCAACCAGACACTTGCCCTCCACCGTCTGGGACATTAGTTGCTCGATGGCTTCCTGTTTGGGGAACATATCGAACGTAGTCGGCTTAGAGTGGGCAATGAAGGAGACGTGGAGCTACACAAAAGTCTTGGCCTGGGCCAACTTACATGGGTTAGTGGCTTCTGGAAGGTGATCATTGTCATGACAATAGGACATGCAGCCATCCAGGTGTAGTATTTGCCATTCAGCCGTACGACTAGGTTAGGCGATGAAAAAATGCTGGGGCTTTTGCACACCTGCGCACAGGTACAAATGAGGGCGTGGCATGGGAAGAGACTGGTTAACAAGGCGGGATGCAGTGCGTGGGGGCGCAGTGAAGTGCATGGAActtaaacacacacacagaacATAGCGCTGGGCCATTCGGGAAGTACTCACGTCTGGATAGTTGACCAGGTGGCGGTCGAACTCCTCGTCCGAGGGCGCTGCTCCCTGCTCCGACATTCCGCACATGGACATGGCCACGAAGTCCAAGTACCTGAGAAAGGGGTTACATTTGAAATAAAGGATGCAGATTGGAGTCTACTCCGGTGCTCAACTCACTTGTTGTCCCGCTGCTGCTTGGTTTCGTCAAAGTCCGAGTCCATACTCTTCTGACCCTCCTCCAGCGAGCTGGGAGAGTGGGGCAGGCTGGTGCCGTTGCCACTCTCGCCATCCTCCTCCGGCGGCGAGGCCTCCTTGGACCTCGGTGTGGGGAAGTATAGGGCCGCCATCTCGGGATCCATGCTGCCTGCATCCAGATCGGAGAGATATATGTCCCCCACTTCGCCCACTCCCTTCTCCTTGCGCAGTCGATTGGCCCGCTTCATAAAGCTAAACATGTTGCTTAGCATCGACTGGTGCTCGCTCTGCTGCACCTGGGCAGCGCTCATGGCATCGCTCTTGGCCTGCTCCGGTGTGGGCAGCTCGCCCCATTTCCACGAGGCGGCGTTTTCGTCGTCCACCACATGCCGCTTGTCCCGCATCGTTGTCTCCAGCTCACTGTCGCTCTGGATGGGCGTCGAAGGTCGTCCGCCGGCGACGCGACCCGAGCCGCCCACGCCACTTCCAACGGGAGTGGTGATCTCCGTGTCGCTGAAGAAGTGAATGTCCAAGTCCAGACGTGGATTGGTGGTCGGGGTGTGGGGCAGCTCGCTAAGCGGGCTATCGTCACCGGTGCGGGCGGTGACCAGAGGAGCCGAAGGTTGCTCATCATTTGACGAGgaggtgttgttgttgttggtggcaCTAGATAGGGGGGCATCGCCTTCATCGATGTTGGTCACTCCCAAAGAAGACGTCTCTGCCGAGGGCAAATCGCCTCCGGCTGCACTGCCCACGGAGCTGCTCGAGGAGGTCTTGCGCTGGGCGTTCTTCTTCATCTGCGACTTCTTGCGCCGCTTCTTGGTCTTGCTCTTGGACCCCTCCTTGGTGGCCTCGCTGGTGGTGACCGGAGTTAGGGTAATATCTGGCTTGGGCGGCTCCTTCGCCTTGTCTTCCCCCACGCTCTGCACTTCCTTCTCCGTCTCAACTGCCTCATTGGAAGCTTTGCTTTGGCTCTCCAGCTCCGACTCGGCCGGCTTCTTCTCGCCCTGGAACAGCTCCTCGTGCTCGGCCCACTCCTGGCGTATCTTCTGGGTGGTGAACTCCTTCAGTTTCTCGCTCAGATTGCGACGTTCCAGAGTGTTGTCCGTGTGTCTGTTTGGGTTGGGAATGCGGTTAATCAATTGTGCACCGGATGGCATGGGTATGAAAAGGCATTGTGTACCTGCGCTGCGTGTAGTCCGAGACCTGGTTCTCGAACTTGCCGCCTTCGACGGCGGCTTCCTTGGGCTCCTCCTTGGAGAAGTCAATGGAGTTGCGTCGCGGCAACGGCAGGGGCAGGAGCAGTTCCTCGCTAGCGTTTCTAAAATGGATAAGCCAGTGACAGGATGAGTCTGAGCTAGTGGCGAATCGGGTAAGTCCCACTTACTTGTCGGCCACCACTCCACTGATGTCCTCCATGGTGTCGTTCGCCTTGTCCCGCGACTGCAGGAAGCTGTTGGGGATTGGCGAGGTGGCCAGGTTGGCCGGCAGCtcctcgtcctcatcctcCAGGCACTCCTCCACGAAGAAGGCCTCGCCGGAATCGCCCAGCTTCATCTGAATGTCGACCGGTGTGCCGTTGATCTCAATGTCCACCTGAGGAGATGGTGAGGAACGTAAATAGGTGAAATTCATTTGCTTCTGATTATCAAATAACTTTCTTTGGCCTATATCTGTCCCTATTTTGTATTGCGTTATAAGATATAAGAACATTAATAGGCAATACCCCTTTTACAAGCTTATTGTATATTTGGCCTAGGTACATATAATATCagacaaacatttttatatattaggGCCTAGATACAAAGTTCAAAGGGTTTAATGATCGGTAACTAGGGTTCCCCTAGCATTAACTTTCCTCGTTAGAAACAAAAGTCCGCTCAGCTAATTATATGAATAAGATCATCTCGGCTGTGCCAAAAAACCTTGTCATTAAGACGTTAAGTTATTGTAATCTTTGAATTTATTCGCAATATAAAGAGCGCTCTGTATTTTTCTAGCCTCCTTGAACTAACGACTCCACTTACCACCTTCTCCCGACTCCTGAGCACTCCCAGCTTGCCGAATCGAACGTGGAATGGTGAGCACTGGAACTCGCCATCCCGCTGCTCCACCACGATCACATCGATGGCTCCCGTGAGGGTGGCGGCATTGATGTCGTTGTAGAAGTCGCGGAAGTTGCTGAAGACCCGCGCCAGGCTATTCATCTTTGGTCTGCTCCGGTTCGGTTCAGTCTGCCCGAAAATGGGGGTTCCTTACTGCTGGGGATCTCGCCTTGAACTCCCCGAAATGTCTTGTCTAATCGCAAAGCTCCGACTTTGTGTGGTTCCGTCCGCCTTGTGTGGTTATATGGCAGCCATTTTTATTGGCAGGCGGTCAAATGCGCCGCTGTTGACGAAGGAATCGGCTCTGCGCCGTGCTGGGCGATACTTTGGACCCGCCTCTGAGATACGGCAACTGAAAGGGCAAAGCGGAAGCGGTCATGAGTAATTTGTGTAGGCCATAAACCATTTTCCGACGTTTATTTCGGCCTGGCAACGGCGAGCGTCGAAATTGCTGAAGAAGAAATAGCCGAATTGCATCAGAAGGCATCCTGCGCCCATTGGAAGCCCCACAAAGCACCtgaattgtatttttaacCCCTCCGTCGGCCTCTCCCCGTTGCTCAAAGTCAAGGTGAGTTCCTATAGACCAGAGACAAAGCGCGGGGCAATGTGTTGCTGCCTGCCAGCAACATGCAGTACGTTTGCGCTGAAATGTTGCCAAACGGCGGACGTGACGTCGAAATACAAGCGAAAATGAAAACTATAAACAAAGCAGCTCCCCTTTACATATTCAACCCTTGGGGTCGCGGGCCTAGCAACCACCGAACCTATAGGCCAAGCCAAGAGTTATAATAGTTATTGACACGAAAGGGGAGACTGAGAGCTGTggactaaaaaaataatcatttgtGATTCTGCTTATTTTTAGGATCAGAGATTGACCTTACTTTTCTAGCCCAACTTTGCGATGGATTAAGTAATGTACAACTGTTTGTCTACTCTTCACTACTCTAGTACTCTTTATGAATTCGTTTAACTATACTTTATTCACTTTTCGAACAGAGTTGTCCCTGTGCGAATATCGCTCGGTTGCGATCCCTGCTCGCGGCTGAGTTTGCTTACAACAAGTTCAAGGCAAGGTTTTCCTGGAAAGGGGTTAATAAAGTGGTTCGGGCTGGCGGCCCGCTGAAGGCACCTTCGAGTGCTTATCTGGGATAAAACTATTTACGAGTGTCACCACCGACGAATTGGGGCGATAAACCAGTCGAACGCCGCTTATCACCGACGGTTTGCGATACCAGTGGCGTGTTCTACTGTTCGCGAGTGATAAAACACAGAGCAAATAGCCCCgcgaaacacaaaacacactcGACTTCGCCACAAGTATATTTTAATCATGGGCCCCGAAGACATCACGCGATATCGGGTGGAACGCGGGCCTTACAGCTCGGAGTACGAACCAGTTCGCTAATAACTAGCCGCGAGTTCAATGTCCAACTTGCACAATAATTGGGCGAATTCAACAACTAATAATGCTAGATTTTGGCTCTTGGCAGCCGTGCCAGCGGTCGTCGATATCGGCACTTCACACACTCGACAATCTGGCGagattattttgttttgccagGCTGGGAATTCGAAGGCACTTGCCAGATAAGCCTTCGGTAGATTTGAATAGCCAAAAACACGGTTCTTTGTTGTCTCAATTGTGGATTTCAATCAACTGCTTTACTGTTTTTGGAAACTATTACGTACTGGTTATTAAAAGTTCACTCTGAGCGAAGCCTGTGTAACTAAgatttatacaaatattcaatCACAATTCAGATGTCAAACGTTTCTGACGGGCTTTGCATGTATTGCATGTACCCAAAGTGAGGAAACTCATCTTTGCTTTTGCTATTCGCGTATTTGACGACTCGTGTGGAAATAATTATTGGCGGCTGCTGATCTGGCTGATACCTTTCTCCCCGTGTGGGGAGGAGCGGAAGGGGGCCTACAAGTGCACGCACACCCGAGCGGCAGACATCACGCCATCTGTCACGCGTTGCGGCACCGCTTCACTTTCACCTGCGAAGCTGCGGAGCCGCGTAGGGCGTGATTCGCGGACCAAATGGCGGGAGCAAAACAACACCCGATGAAGCGCGGCACATGGCATCGGCCGATGGTGACAAAGGAGCCCCAGAATGGGGCCACTTACGCGGTACGCGCAAGCCCATCCAGACAAAGGCACAAAGGAGAACTGCGCGACTCGAAAGATACCGCTGCACTTGTGTTTCCCGGATATCGAATAGAAGCTTGGAAACTGTAAGATCCGTAGATAAGAGCCCAACTTATTCACTAGCATGCGCAAACTCAGCCTTGATTTCTGTCCGAGCACGACAATCACGCAAACTTTGCTGCCGCACCAAGCCGAAATTTAAGCCCGAGCAGATTGGTTCAATTTCGCGACGAGTTTAGTTATAGTATGCACTTTAATGGGGCTGGGACTGCGGCTGTTTGCCGATTTGTGTTGAGTCACGATCAAAGTCCGGAGACTCGCAATGGGGGAATGCGAGCGAGGAAGAGTGgcgaacaaacaaacaagcacGGGCACAAAGTCTAACCAAAATCTTGCCAAGAATACGTCTGCAGGCGTACGTTCTCGACGGACCTCTAGTATAATGGAAATTTTCGAAATCTCTCGCTGGTTCTCGGTTTGCAATCCGAATTCACTACCTGGCGCAGAGTGTCAGCACAGCTGTACGGTCGGCGCCCTTGGAAACACTAGCGAAACTATGGCGAATCACTCTGCCTTCCGAGTACGTTGTATGTCTTTTCTGATCACAATGCTACTGAAGAGTTCTTGGGTGTTTCTGCGGTCCTTCTGGTTCTTCACTGCTCGGATTCTCCGTTCACTTGTGGCTCGCTCGAGACCTCTCTGAAGACTGAGCGTTCGAGCGGTGCGGCTAATCGAATTAGGCAGGTGCCCGGGTGTGAGTGAGAGCGCGAGCGTGCAAAAAGAGAGCAGAAGCTTCGCGGCAAACCTGTAAAACCGGAAAACCATGTAACTCTTGTTGCCAGGCATATCTATGCGCAAACAGCGGCGGGCGCAACAATAGCGACCCTGCGTGATTCCCTTCACCAAAACTTTTCTCGAACATTCCTCTTCTGTACGTGCACTCCTTTCGGAAAGCACTTGAAAACCCACATACACATTTTCCACTCTTTGGAGTCTTGGAATTTTGGGAAGAGCTTCTATTATCATGACCACAGCTGTGTATGAGCACGAGGGTGAGAGTGAGTGGTGTGCCAAATGccctctctcgttctacgcTCTCTGGCAAGCCTTAATAACTGTGCTTATCAGCTGCTCGCACGCCGAGCAGCTGTTTATGCGCAATCAAAAGCTCCGAAcgtgtaataaataaaacggTATACATATGAACGATCTGACCCGAGTCGGGGCCCCAGAAAAGCGTCACTGAGGGATGGTGCGATCTACGTCACTGGAAGTGCTCTGAGATGTTTTCAGAATGCCTAGATTCTTCTTTCGGCACAGGAAGTATCCCGCAGAATATAGACCCGAGAGAGTCCTCAAATGATCCATGGTCAAAATATGCCAGACTGCGGGCACAGGCAAATGACAGAAAACAGTGAAATGATGAAAACAGAAAATCAGCCAAACAATTCGTCACAGTGGGGACTGCGGAATATTTCCCGAATGCCTTGCGATCGGTGCCAACAAAAGATAACGTCACCCACGAAAAACTGATAGTTCGTATTTATGAATCAAATTATACCTAAAGAACTGAGCAAGAAAACAAACTTACCAAAACAGatgacaacaaaaacaaaaattaaaacgagTAAACGAAatcatttgatttaaataatttaaatgtatttgtattGTTTAAATGATAAAACTAAGGAAGTATAGTTATGCGTATGTACACCGAACAAATtgtaccaaaaatatatagtatGGATGCCTCAGCACTTCTTCCCGTCCATCCAAACGAATGTGTACATAATAAATAGGTTACCGTGAAATATACGAATAACTAAGTAATTGGCAAAGGCAGACGACATATGCTTGTATGTGGGGTTGTAGCACGGTATAAGGTAAATATAACTAGGCTCTAAAACAAAACGTATTCAGTTACTAGACAGAACATAATAGCAGTTACTAAGAACAACTCCTCATTTCAATGGTTTTATTGGGCCCCAGCGAAGGCAAAGTGAAATGCGCCCGCAGCTCTGGTGTGGAAGAGCATTTACTTGGGACTGGTCGTGGACTTGCGCCGGGCATCCGTTATGGCACCCCACAGCTCGATGATGAAGTCATCCGTGAAGCCGAAGGACTCCAGGTCGGAGTTGTCGATGGCCTCGGCGAAGTCCATCGAGTTGGACTTCTGGTCGCCCAAGTCCCAGATCTGGGTCGCCAGCTCCGTGTCGTTGATGCCCATGAAGGACTCCAGCAGGTTGTTGATGGCCTCGATCCCGGCCACAGTCGCCTCATCGAACTGCGGCTCGATCTGGGCGTTGCCATTGGCCTTGAACCGCAGCGTCTCCTTGCCGCTGCCGTAGTTCTTGCCTCCGGCCGAGCCCGACGCCCTCGACTGGCTGCGCGGCCCGATGCCCTGGAAGCCGCTCCGCACCGGCTCCACCAGGCGCAGGGTGAAGGTCTCCCCGGTGGCTATGTCCTTCAGCATGCGCGCCACCTCGTAGTGCCGCTTGCCCACCATGTTCTGGCCGTTGAGCTTCTCGATGTGATCGCCCACGCAGATGTGCTCGATGCGATCGATGATCGAGTCCTCCTTGATCCGCTTTATGAAGGCGTAGCCGGCCCCGTTGTCCGTGATGGTGAGCCCCAGGGCGTCCTGCGACTTCACAATCTCGATCTCCTTGGGGCGACCCTTGCGATGGGCAAAGATGAAGTCATCCAGGCCGATCTGACCGCCCAGCAGACGCGTCATGTCCACCTTGTGCGAGTTGAGGGTGCAGAAGAGGATGTCCTTCTCGGATATATCGAAGCACTCGGCGATCTTCTGGTACAGCTCGCGAACGCTGGAGAAGTCGTGGATGAGGCCGGTCGGACTTCCGTGGGCCAGTTGGCAGTGGAAGACCAGAGGCGGCTTCGTCTTCTCCGGAacgctgttgttgttattgttattgctgATGTGGCTGCCCTGCGAGGACCCGGAGTTCATAGAGGAGCGGCTTCCGAATTGGGAGCCCCCATCCGCGGTGGTTCCCTGCTTCGGTGATTTTCTCGTAAAGAGCGGCATGATGAGGTGGGACAGTGTTCTCAGATAGTCCTTGGGCTGGAGGTCGGACTCTAGTTGTGGGACATGTAGGGCTGGGCTCGTCCAACGCCTGTTACCTTGCTCTTGATCCTGATCTGTGTGCGTAGAAGAAATGGGGATGCTCTTGCGATTAGGCGATTACACTGGGTGTTAGGCGTTGCGTTTAGTATGTGTTGAGGCAGTTGCTGAACTGGGACTTAGTCATAGGCTGGCGGTGCGTTAGTAGCGATTAGTTGGGGgatgagtgtgtgtgtgagtacCAAGTTAACACTGTAAagtacaaccctcaaccaggCTACGGGCTTATCTAATCGGTTGACCGTTCGAATCGGTCGTAAATTGCAAACGGGAAGTGGAAACACCAAGGCCACCTGTCCGAATCGGTGAATCAGAAATTGATCTGGCTAGATGGACTTAAGCTAGTGAGATCTCGACCCCTTTGGAAAGACCTCATCACTGCGTTTCGTTTAGTATCCGCGACAGTCGAATCGAACCTTTTGCCTTTTGAGGTTAGACACGTGTCAAAGCTGTACTACTGGGCGAGCACTTCTTAAGTGGGGTCTCAAACAACATAAACACTCTCACTAATTACTCTTTAGTCACCGCGGTAATCAATTGATTAATTATTACCCTACTGAAGCAGCATAACGTCGACGAGCTGCGGAAAAACACATTGAATTCCAACCAATTTTTGTCACACTGAGCTGGCCGCTTTTCACTACTTTTCCCCCGACTTTCTGGTGCTGCGATAAGATTGACTGAACGCGCCCGATAAGAAAACTCCGCAAGATAAGAGCCTCGGCGAAAGATACGGGTGGAACCGAGGGTTTATCGCTCGGTTTCCGCTCCAACGCTTCGCCAACGACCGACCGATGCAGTCCGTCAATGTGAACTGAGCCAGCGGCCGAAGGTGGCCCCTCGATGACAGTGGGTCCCCCTCCCTATTCTCTGCGTTTGTCTTCTGTGCACTTCCGCTGGAGGAAGCCGCAGTTCATGAACCTCGCATCTCCGCTAATTGTACGTACATGAGGGAACGCGGCTGGCACAGCGCTTGCACTCGAACTTGTCTTAGATCTGACGGATTGCATTTACACACTAAAATTTTGATCAGAGCTGGGAAGTCTTTTTAGTAAAAAGGCCTGGAGAAATGTAAGCCACTGGCTTCCTTCGATTTACTTGCCAGCTAGTGGCATAGGCGCTGTAGCCAACAGTCCAGGGAGATGGAAATCACGACATGGTTTTGTTCACATTAAAGACGGAAATGTTAAACGATTAGGGTTTAATAAATACCTGATTTGGTACCCCAGCCTCAATGCTTTATGAATGGTTATGTTGGATAGAAAAATGCCAAACTCTTACATAAGTAAGTTAAGCTGACGGACGATAACTGGTTCTCTCGGCCTTAATAAACACATGTTACATACATCTCCGTCGAGGAACAACAAGAGACGAGCCCCTTCATTCACATGTATCTCCACTCGCGTATATAGGTGTATGTGCCAGCGGGTTCTACAATGTAATATATTCAGAGTGTCATAACAAGCAAAACAACAGCGAGGCGCAGATAATGCCGCCAGTCCCATCAAGGTCGAAGTAGTTGGAGCGCGTGAGCTGCTCGCGCCTCGACAGACCAATACTCGTCCGCAGGCTGATACACGAATCTATGAGCGACCATAGGATTGACATACATCTTCCGATACTATGTGGTGCCATGGCACCGGCTAAGCGAACTACGCAGTGGAGGTGGAGCGTAGAACTCGGTGCGCCCCGAGGCGGAAGCCGGCTGAGAGGGCAGGCCCCCTTCGGAAGGCAGAAACCGGTGCGAGCGACCTGCCGTCCGAAAAAGCCTGCTTCAGCCACAGTTGCTGGCCAAAAGAGACGTGCGCCCAACAGTGATCGTAAATTATAGCATCCAGGGTCGTTGGCTGGGGGCAGTGCTGACATTTCAGCTATTTCTGCGTTCGATCAAATCGTTTTTGCTCATATAATGAGCTCTCCAGCCAACATGGCCCATGCTTATttgttaatatatattatacattatatttttgctttttgccaTTTATGACGTCAAATCGTTAAATGATTCACTTCGTTTCCACCACAAAAGCCCACAACAGTAAGGTCTCCCTGGAGACTACTCCGATATGAGCCCCAGCGATGTTCTTCTGATCTCTAATTGCCGCTCGGATAAGACGTAAACAAATTCGCTTCCGCGTTGCCGCCTGATggtgttgttttgtttt is part of the Drosophila biarmipes strain raj3 chromosome 2R, RU_DBia_V1.1, whole genome shotgun sequence genome and encodes:
- the LOC108029556 gene encoding phosphatidate phosphatase LPIN2 isoform X4 — encoded protein: MNSLARVFSNFRDFYNDINAATLTGAIDVIVVEQRDGEFQCSPFHVRFGKLGVLRSREKVVDIEINGTPVDIQMKLGDSGEAFFVEECLEDEDEELPANLATSPIPNSFLQSRDKANDTMEDISGVVADKNASEELLLPLPLPRRNSIDFSKEEPKEAAVEGGKFENQVSDYTQRRHTDNTLERRNLSEKLKEFTTQKIRQEWAEHEELFQGEKKPAESELESQSKASNEAVETEKEVQSVGEDKAKEPPKPDITLTPVTTSEATKEGSKSKTKKRRKKSQMKKNAQRKTSSSSSVGSAAGGDLPSAETSSLGVTNIDEGDAPLSSATNNNNTSSSNDEQPSAPLVTARTGDDSPLSELPHTPTTNPRLDLDIHFFSDTEITTPVGSGVGGSGRVAGGRPSTPIQSDSELETTMRDKRHVVDDENAASWKWGELPTPEQAKSDAMSAAQVQQSEHQSMLSNMFSFMKRANRLRKEKGVGEVGDIYLSDLDAGSMDPEMAALYFPTPRSKEASPPEEDGESGNGTSLPHSPSSLEEGQKSMDSDFDETKQQRDNKYLDFVAMSMCGMSEQGAAPSDEEFDRHLVNYPDEAIEQLMSQTVEGKCLVEGEKQEAAAQADNVGQTKRYWWSWRRSQDAAPNHVTNAHGMPLGKDEKDGDQAAVATQTSRPTSPDISDPTLSKSDSLVNAENTSALVDNLEELTMASNRSDEPKERYKKSLRLSSAAIKKLNLKEGMNEIEFSVTTAYQGTTRCKCYLFRWKHNDKVVISDIDGTITRSDVLGHILPMVGKDWAQLGVAQLFSKIEQNGYKLLYLSARAIGQSRVTREYLRSIRQGNVMLPDGPLLLNPTSLISAFHREVIEKKPEQFKIACLSDIRDLFPDKEPFYAGYGNRINDVWAYRAVGIPIMRIFTINTKGELKHELTQTFQSSYCSMTYIVDQLFPPVKHDEASAEFSNFNYWRDPIPDLEIPELETALVPPSSKVEMTTLRPIPEQ
- the LOC108029556 gene encoding phosphatidate phosphatase LPIN2 isoform X2; this encodes MNSLARVFSNFRDFYNDINAATLTGAIDVIVVEQRDGEFQCSPFHVRFGKLGVLRSREKVVDIEINGTPVDIQMKLGDSGEAFFVEECLEDEDEELPANLATSPIPNSFLQSRDKANDTMEDISGVVADKNASEELLLPLPLPRRNSIDFSKEEPKEAAVEGGKFENQVSDYTQRRHTDNTLERRNLSEKLKEFTTQKIRQEWAEHEELFQGEKKPAESELESQSKASNEAVETEKEVQSVGEDKAKEPPKPDITLTPVTTSEATKEGSKSKTKKRRKKSQMKKNAQRKTSSSSSVGSAAGGDLPSAETSSLGVTNIDEGDAPLSSATNNNNTSSSNDEQPSAPLVTARTGDDSPLSELPHTPTTNPRLDLDIHFFSDTEITTPVGSGVGGSGRVAGGRPSTPIQSDSELETTMRDKRHVVDDENAASWKWGELPTPEQAKSDAMSAAQVQQSEHQSMLSNMFSFMKRANRLRKEKGVGEVGDIYLSDLDAGSMDPEMAALYFPTPRSKEASPPEEDGESGNGTSLPHSPSSLEEGQKSMDSDFDETKQQRDNKYLDFVAMSMCGMSEQGAAPSDEEFDRHLVNYPDVCKSPSIFSSPNLVVRLNGKYYTWMAACPIVMTMITFQKPLTHEAIEQLMSQTVEGKCLVEGEKQEAAAQADNVGQTKRYWWSWRRSQDAAPNHVTNAHGMPLGKDEKDGDQAAVATQTSRPTSPDISDPTLSKSDSLVNAENTSALVDNLEELTMASNRSDEPKERYKKSLRLSSAAIKKLNLKEGMNEIEFSVTTAYQGTTRCKCYLFRWKHNDKVVISDIDGTITRSDVLGHILPMVGKDWAQLGVAQLFSKIEQNGYKLLYLSARAIGQSRVTREYLRSIRQGNVMLPDGPLLLNPTSLISAFHREVIEKKPEQFKIACLSDIRDLFPDKEPFYAGYGNRINDVWAYRAVGIPIMRIFTINTKGELKHELTQTFQSSYCSMTYIVDQLFPPVKHDEASAEFSNFNYWRDPIPDLEIPELETALVPPSSKVEMTTLRPIPEQ
- the LOC108029556 gene encoding phosphatidate phosphatase LPIN2 isoform X3 encodes the protein MNSLARVFSNFRDFYNDINAATLTGAIDVIVVEQRDGEFQCSPFHVRFGKLGVLRSREKVVDIEINGTPVDIQMKLGDSGEAFFVEECLEDEDEELPANLATSPIPNSFLQSRDKANDTMEDISGVVADKNASEELLLPLPLPRRNSIDFSKEEPKEAAVEGGKFENQVSDYTQRRHTDNTLERRNLSEKLKEFTTQKIRQEWAEHEELFQGEKKPAESELESQSKASNEAVETEKEVQSVGEDKAKEPPKPDITLTPVTTSEATKEGSKSKTKKRRKKSQMKKNAQRKTSSSSSVGSAAGGDLPSAETSSLGVTNIDEGDAPLSSATNNNNTSSSNDEQPSAPLVTARTGDDSPLSELPHTPTTNPRLDLDIHFFSDTEITTPVGSGVGGSGRVAGGRPSTPIQSDSELETTMRDKRHVVDDENAASWKWGELPTPEQAKSDAMSAAQVQQSEHQSMLSNMFSFMKRANRLRKEKGVGEVGDIYLSDLDAGSMDPEMAALYFPTPRSKEASPPEEDGESGNGTSLPHSPSSLEEGQKSMDSDFDETKQQRDNKYLDFVAMSMCGMSEQGAAPSDEEFDRHLVNYPDEAIEQLMSQTVEGKCLVEGEKQEAAAQADNVGQTKRYWWSWRRSQDAAPNHVTNAHGMPLGKDEKDGDQAAVATQTSRPTSPDISDPTLSKSDSLVNAENTSALVDNLEELTMASNRSDEPKERYKKSLRLSSAAIKKLNLKEGMNEIEFSVTTAYQGTTRCKCYLFRWKHNDKVVISDIDGTITRSDVLGHILPMVGKDWAQLGVAQLFSKIEQNGYKLLYLSARAIGQSRVTREYLRSIRQGNVMLPDGPLLLNPTSLISAFHREVIEKKPEQFKIACLSDIRDLFPDKEPFYAGYGNRINDVWAYRAVGIPIMRIFTINTKGELKHELTQTFQSSGYINQSLEVDEYFPLLTNHEEFDYRTDVFDDEESEEELQFSGEYETEEISEYSDDEEAPFTDDFASDDEKWADVGLRMRVRRDSSKNEVILASPPKWLNS
- the LOC108029556 gene encoding phosphatidate phosphatase LPIN2 isoform X1, which gives rise to MNSLARVFSNFRDFYNDINAATLTGAIDVIVVEQRDGEFQCSPFHVRFGKLGVLRSREKVVDIEINGTPVDIQMKLGDSGEAFFVEECLEDEDEELPANLATSPIPNSFLQSRDKANDTMEDISGVVADKNASEELLLPLPLPRRNSIDFSKEEPKEAAVEGGKFENQVSDYTQRRHTDNTLERRNLSEKLKEFTTQKIRQEWAEHEELFQGEKKPAESELESQSKASNEAVETEKEVQSVGEDKAKEPPKPDITLTPVTTSEATKEGSKSKTKKRRKKSQMKKNAQRKTSSSSSVGSAAGGDLPSAETSSLGVTNIDEGDAPLSSATNNNNTSSSNDEQPSAPLVTARTGDDSPLSELPHTPTTNPRLDLDIHFFSDTEITTPVGSGVGGSGRVAGGRPSTPIQSDSELETTMRDKRHVVDDENAASWKWGELPTPEQAKSDAMSAAQVQQSEHQSMLSNMFSFMKRANRLRKEKGVGEVGDIYLSDLDAGSMDPEMAALYFPTPRSKEASPPEEDGESGNGTSLPHSPSSLEEGQKSMDSDFDETKQQRDNKYLDFVAMSMCGMSEQGAAPSDEEFDRHLVNYPDVCKSPSIFSSPNLVVRLNGKYYTWMAACPIVMTMITFQKPLTHEAIEQLMSQTVEGKCLVEGEKQEAAAQADNVGQTKRYWWSWRRSQDAAPNHVTNAHGMPLGKDEKDGDQAAVATQTSRPTSPDISDPTLSKSDSLVNAENTSALVDNLEELTMASNRSDEPKERYKKSLRLSSAAIKKLNLKEGMNEIEFSVTTAYQGTTRCKCYLFRWKHNDKVVISDIDGTITRSDVLGHILPMVGKDWAQLGVAQLFSKIEQNGYKLLYLSARAIGQSRVTREYLRSIRQGNVMLPDGPLLLNPTSLISAFHREVIEKKPEQFKIACLSDIRDLFPDKEPFYAGYGNRINDVWAYRAVGIPIMRIFTINTKGELKHELTQTFQSSGYINQSLEVDEYFPLLTNHEEFDYRTDVFDDEESEEELQFSGEYETEEISEYSDDEEAPFTDDFASDDEKWADVGLRMRVRRDSSKNEVILASPPKWLNS